ctctctctctctctctctctctctctctctctctctctctctctctctctcgagcGCCTTAACTAATTGCTTTAATTAGATGCTGTAATCGACGTGACGAAAGACGTTTTCAGTTCTAtcctatatatatatacatacatacatatatatagcACTCTCCCCCGCATTTAGGAAACACGCATCGCATCCATGGCGAATGCGACCAATTAATATTTACCCTACGGCAGGTAGCAATCGGCATTCGCTGAAATCTCCGGAAGAAGCGTAAGCGCTTCCTCGCTAACCACTTCCCCTTCCTCTTCTACCTCTCCCTCCTCTTCATCCACAGTCTCATCGTTCAGCTGTTCAGCAGAAACCACGACAGGAAGCGGGACGGCATAATAGTAGTGGTCGTCCGACGCATTATTAGCCCCACCGGAAGATCCACGACCCGTGGCAAAACGTTCTTCACCAGCCGGTTGTCGTCAAATGCTGTAGTCCTTGTTGAAGTTGACCTCGATGTCGACACGGCAGATCGGGCAGTGTTTGTTCGTGACTAGCCACTGATCGACACAATCCTTGTGGAACAGGTGCATGCACGGCAAACGTCTGTGCGTGTgagtggaaggaaaacattGCACAATTATTATCATGATTTTGTGTGAAAGGTTTCTGCCTGCGGTGTTACCTAACATCGTTGTCAATCTCGAACTGTGACAGACAGATCGTACACTTTTCACTATCCTCATCCGTTTCGCTAACACGACGCAACCGTTTGTACTTGTGCGGGAACGTATGCGTTTCGATCATTTcctaacaaataaaaaaaaaagcaatgggGAAATGCACTTTAATTATTTACGGAATCATACGGTGGGACACACGAACCTGTGTTGCACCGCGACCAGTACAAGAATCTTCCATAACACGCACAAATCGATTCAGGCTAGACAGTAAGCTTGGCCTCAACTGCGGAGGGAAGGAAAGTGTTAGAAATTGAGTTATGATGTTgctcgtgctgctgctgcacgacCCCACTGTCCACTTACCCCAATACTGAACTGAATTTCCGAAGGATTGCCGAGGAAGTTTCCTTGCGACGGTATGTGATGGTACATGTGATGGTGCACGTGCTGATGATCGTTTCGACTgtgaaagtgaagcaaaattttcatttagtCTTAGTCTTAGTTAcgataattattattaatattattattgattattttaatttgtctaCCTTACGGCTACATAAATGTAACTTAATAACTAATGAAGTAAGGACTTACGACTTAACCTAACCTAAGTCCTAAACGGAAGGAGGTAAGAGAAGAATTATAGTCAATGCCGTGAGTCACAAGGCTTAAAGCCGACGATAGCACGAAGTAGAGGATCTTTGCGACCAATCTTAGGGATAATTAAAGGAGAAAGAGGGCGTAGAGAGCGGGAAGGTACATAGAAGTGGATTGAGGAAAGGGAAAGCAGGAGAATCTAGTAGATCGAGATGAATGGAAGCGATGAAAGAGGTCTGAGCAAGGAAGCGGCGATCTTGGAGAGATTGAGAAGCCTAGAAGTTGACATCTGGACTCGTAGGGAGGAATAACAGAGGCCGAATCACCCAGCAACTTACGAATAGCGATACGATCGATGTGAACCCCAACAGAGGGGCTCCAGACAGACAGTACTCCAGAAATTACCTGTCCAACGAGCAGAACAGAGCCTTGAGACACAGTGGGCCGGAAAGATCGCTGGCCACACGTTTCAACAAACCAAGTGTTCCCCTAGGTGTTTGGATTGACTCTGGTGTTAGTTTTTCGCTTGGCCCAAAACACCGCATCAGTATGGTACGAAAAACTAACACCAGAGTCAATCCAAACACCTAGGTCCTTGTTGACCGAAACATGATTTACACTGACGCCAATGAGAACATAAGGGAACAAAATAGGAGTCTAAATCGCGAACGACtaaatgaaatggaattaCATTTGACAGGACAGATTGTAAGGAAATTACGAGGACACAAGAATGTAAACCGAATGTAATATCCTTAAGGATAGAACAGTCGGGCAGGGAGGAGATaggttggaatatttttagaaCGTCAGCATAGCAAAGGAAGCAATTAGGAGGTGGGATAGAGCAGACATCATTAATAAACAGGACAAACAACAGAGGACTAAGGATACTTCCTTGCGGTGCTCCAGATCTGGCAGAAACAGGGGAAGAGCGGTTCGATTTACCTTTAACAGAATAGGAGCGGTCAGataaacaggaaaaaaacaatgaaacaatgtGACATTGGACTCCAAATAGAGACAATTTATCCAAAAATAAGGAATGGGAAACTCTATCAAAAGCTGATTTAAAATCAGTGTAGATAGTCGGCTTGCGGAACTGATTCGAGTTATTAGGATAAAAATGATGAATAACACATTAATAGCTCGTGGCCTAATTTATCGGATCAGAGTTATTTTCTATACTTCTGACGCAGACACAACCTACAGgcgagaaggagaaggagttGACGCAAGATTCTTCTGAATGCGAGTCGACGTGGATTGTGGTTGTCCCCGTAGCCATGCTTTTTAACTCTTTAAAGCTTTGTTAAATAAGACTAATTTTGTGCTAATAGTAATTCTATTAACCCATGTTCTAGTGACATTTCAGGGCAACTGCGTGATCAGAATCTCCCATCATTATCATATGAGAGATACAACAAACACTGATGAGTCTTGGAATCGGTGGAACCTGAGATCATTCCTCTACTTTAGTGAAGCATATGGACAATGATGTACAAACGTATCATTTATGTTTGAGATAAGGCAGAATTCCATGGGGTAATCGCTGTGGGTGAGCGGGTTATAACACTTTAGAggaatatttttcacttttagaATCACCCGGAATGTCTGCTTCCGTCATTCGACCTTATGCACACAGTCGTTAAGACATTCGATGAGATCAATCTGAGCACTGATGTTGCCGCGGTTCTGCCGCATCAAAAGATTGTTAGTATCGTTCCCCTTCCCACGCTGCCTTGCTGAAGAAAAATTGTCCTCTAACTACAGCAAATTGTAGTGTCTTGGTCCCGCGATtggttgaataaataaatacaaatacaatgagaaaaaaaaagctttccttttCCACTCACCGGTAGATATAGTTGGGATCGTTTGTAACGCGTCGCACGGGTCGATGCATGCGTAGATTTAGTCCTTGTTCAAAACCGGCGCTGGGATTCGTTCGTGGGTTTGCCGGCTGCAGTGTCGATTGATATCGATGGTAGGGCAGCATGATATTGCTCCGTAACGATGTCTGCAGGCGTGCGAAATCGTCATTATCTACACTACCGCTGGCAGCTGCCGCAGACGCCAGCGAGGCCGATGATGACGTGGACGACGACATGGGTGCTTGTCCGCGGGTAGAAGCATTCGCACCCGAGCTAACCGACCCGGATCCGGATTGATCAACGTGATGGTACGGCAGATGAGGATGCAAGTATTGGGAGTATGGCGTAAGTATGTCCGGACGTGTATAGACGCTAGAAGCCAACGCTGCAGCTGCACTTAACCGCGGTACGTTCGAGCAGGACGAAAGGGAGGAGGATGAGGAGGAAGATGCAGATGAGCCGTTGGTGGCCGCCGTTGATGCGTTTCCTGAACCAGTTCTCGCTGTTCCACCCGTTGCTGATGCCGCCGCTATGTACGGATAGACCGAATCGAACAGGCCGGGCGGCCGGGTGGGATGGGGCGGTGGAGCAAGCTGCTCATTACCGTTCACGACCGACATCATGCGGCGCTGGGCCTCGAGTGCTTGATGCTGCCGCATCCAGAGACTTTCGTGCGGTGCGTAGGGCAGACGCTGCGATCGCAAACGGTTCGCTGATGTAGCGTGACGatcgttttgctgctgcaactgCGGATTACGCTGGCGCTGATTGTTGTAATGAGAAAACCCGCTCGATGGCGGTGACACGGAAGACCCTGCTAGCGGAACGCGCGCCTCGAGCGATGCGGACGGGCCCCAGGTACTGCCGTCGGGGACCACATTCTCAAATTCCAGATCCCAGACGTCATCGTTCGGAGGTCTCGCCGTTTCAGCATTGTTGTTGAAGTCACTGACATTTCCACGCCGAATGGGTGGCGTTAAGGCGAACAATCGTCCGGCACGGTCCGGAACCGGTACCGGCATCGGCGTAGTAGAGGCCGAATAATCGATCGGACTATCGCTGACGTTGATGACGGACGGTGGAGGACCGTTGCTATTTTCACGCCTTCGTACCATTAGTAATGGTTGGTACGGACAATTGGAAGTTCCCCATCCATAGTTCGGCGTATAGGCAATGCCCGTTGGACGGTTATTGTTTCCACTGTTCGCGAAACTGCCAAGAGAAGTGTTGTCAATCACCGtgccagcagcagtaccggATGCAACGCCATCGGTGACCCCTGCTGCGTGTGTACTCGCAACGTTTGCCAACGCCGCACCACCCAAACGGTCACAACGGCGCGGCGGAAGCCCATATCCATCATCCTCCTCCCCGTTCGAGGCATCGAGATCAACTACATCGGCCATTGGCGCCCCAACCGGATTGCCAGTAGTCGGTCCACTATCGGATGGCTGGTTGGCATCTAACGACCGCGAACTTGGCGCATAGCAGGTGGAAAGCAAAAGCGAGGGAGCGATCGTTTGCATTGGATGTGTCGAACTATCGGAACTGTCGTCGAACGAGTGCGACCGATCTGATGCATGATGACGGTGGCGCACGTGATGGTTAGTAGTCCGCGAGCCTACCGTTGAGCGTCTCGGTTCGTTCGCCGACCCACAGCGCCATCCATGGCTGTCTCGCACAGCTCCACAGTTGGAATGGTAAAAGTTCCAGCGTCGATTAAGTGTTTGCCGCACTCGGGGCAAATAACGTCGTTGGCCCTCGCCCCATTCCGTTGGTGGCGAAATTCGATGCGTGGCATTCATCGCTAGTGGATGTCGCCGATCGAGATAGTTTCGCGGCGATACAGGCGGTGGTGGCGTATAGCTACGGTATGCACGAGACGACGGCATCGCGATGGGCGGTGGTGTATCAGTCCGTCCGTTGTTCATTGCGGTCAATAGTCGGCGCGATGGTGCACCCATTACCAACTCCACACCCCGGGCAAGCATCGAGTTCGGCACCAGCGTACGGAACAGATGGCGTCGCAGTAACGAATTATTGCGCTCCGTACGCAATCGACACATCAATGCGTTACGTTCCCGTACCATTTCGTCGGTTTGCCGTGATATGGTTGCTAGGTCCCGGAGGGGCAGAAATGCCATGGCGATATCGTCGTCCGAATCGTTGGTTAAATCAATTGGTTCACCACGTGCTGTGTTTTGTGGTCGATTCTTGGTACGACGACGCTGCTTTCTTGGCACACTGGCAGCATCCCGATTGCTAGTTGAGGTTCGGCCAGAGTTGTTGTTAGTAGTAGGAGAAACAGCAGAAACGGACGCACCAACACCGTCGGTTCGTTCCACCATAATAACGTCATCATTGTCATCGCTGATACTGATACTGCTCGAGTCGGTAATCCAATCCAGCTGCAAGTCGGGATGTGGATCGAGTGCTTCGGAACCGTACAATCTGCGAGTTGACTGGCCAGCTGATTGCTCGCCGGATACAGTCGGTACAGCGGATGTTGGTAAGTCTGCTCCATCGTTACTATCGGCAACCGATGGCTGCTCCGGAACGGGTATTGGTGTTGAGGTGTGCTCTTCTTTTGCAGCAACCGAACCGGACACACATCGGCTCTGCCGCTTTTTGCCATCATCCTCAACAAGAATGACGTCTtcgtcgattttatttttagtataGCTGGCAGAATTACGCACAACATCGTACaagtcgtcgtcatcatcgtcatcgtcatcatcgtcctcgTAGTCATCACTGCAGAACGAAAAACGCTTCAGACGATTCTGCACAAACGTAGGGCGACATGCATCAGGTCGTGTTGATCGAATGTTGGCATTTGGTATGTTACACCGATTCAAACCGCTTGGACCCGGCATAGACGTTTCTGTCGGCCCGTTGGCCGAGGGAAGTATCCGTTGTTGTTTTGCGGGGCTACTGGAATTCGAAATGCTCGCAGCAGCCTTTAAGATTTGATTCCGATTGTCCGACCGTACGTCCGACGTCTCCGTTCCATGCAAGTTCTTCCCAGCTGAATGGTCAGACTTCAGATTCGTATCAGTTGCATCGTTCGGCGCTTCTTTTACGCACTTATCCGATTGGGTGCTGTTATTACAGCATTGGGAAGACCCAGGAGAAGCGTCACCCTCTCGCTTGACTGCCGTTTCAGCGTTTTTATAACTATCGGAAGATACCGTTGTGGTTGGCGTCGGTTGCCGGTCCGTTCGTTCCGATTTAACGACCGTATGCTTCGGTTCCGGTAACGACGACTCCGAGCAGGATTGCGATTGAACGTCAACAGAGGATCCAGGAACACACGAGTAACACTCGCGTTTTACGGGTGGGttgtatttttcttcaccattATCTCGTTGACGCTGGTGAACACATTCCTGACAGAAGCACTCACCGTTTAATGATGGTTCTTGCTTGATCGTATTGCTGGATACCGTGGGTTGAACGTTTGGTTGCTCTTGAACTCTTCCGAATACGCGCGACGTACCTGAAGCAATACCAGGACCGTCTGTTGGATTTGTGGGCATCGTATCGCCCGGAGGACGCGCTTCATTAGATTCAATCTTAACTGCTTCCAACATCTCCACCGGTGGCTCATCTCTGGTCGGTGTTGGAGGTGTACGACACATCCGACCAGGGACAGGAGTTGTTGATCTAGGTTCCATTTTTATCGGTGCCAAATTGCCATTGACCATGGACGTATTTTGGGCAGGAACAGGATCGGTCTTTACCACCACACAGCCAATTGCTGAATTAGACTGTGTTTGGGCCGGGTTTCCTACATTGCTGGGATGTGTTCGTTCAATCCAGTCACGGTTATCCGTTGGCCGTTCTATACATTCACCATCAATGTATCTTTTGCGTGCGCGTCTCATTTCGCTACTGGTCGTCCTTGGTGGCATGTCGGCATTTTCGTTGGTGGAGTACCCGAACGGCTCCGTGGACGGTGGTGTCCGTTGATGGCGATAGTGAACCTGATAATGGTGCTGATTTGGCACGGGTGTATCATTGGCAAAGGTACGTCCGCCGTGGCTTGCATGCGCCCCAAATGTgcccgacgacgacgacgggccctgatgatgatgcgaatGAGGGTGCTGATGGTACTGACGGTACATCGAACCAAATCCGACCTGATTGTTGTGCTTGGAATAATCATAACGCACCCGGGTACGGGAGGACGAAGACAACGAAGGCGCAGTAGGAAACACTGCAGCCGGAGGTATAGGCATTATGGGCGTTGGAGCAAGTGGTGGATCCGTAACGGTGGCGGATGTGTTGCCGCTGCTCAACAACATCCCCGTATCGCGGCGAGTATTGCTGGTGGACGGATAGCAAGGTTCGGTTCCTTCATTTCCAGCGTACATGAATGGACATTCCTCTACCAGGGCGTTCTGGATGGCGTGAGAAAACTCCCGGTTTGGTCGCGAAATCCGTACATGGGTGGATGGAACCGGGGTGTAATCGAGCGAATTGCTTCCACTGGCAAACAGGGATGGCTCAATATCTCCATCGTTGGATCCTGCACTCGTTAGATTGGAAGAGGGAAGGATAGAAAATAAGCCATTCAAATGAAGTTccataacaaaacaaagaaatccgATTGTACATTACTTACCTGTAGCTTCCGGAGCGGCGTCTACGTTCGATTGAATGGCCGTATCGAAGATGTCTCTCAAGCTGTCCACCTCCAACCACTCAGATGGACATCGTAGGGACGTGGTGGCAGAATCCGTCATCTCCGGAGGGGCGTCATATTCAGGGTCAACATCATCGCAACCACTGGTGCCAGGGCCACCTCCGCGGATCTCACCGTTCAttcgaacccttttttttttttcgatgataCTGATTTACGATGACGATAGCTTTTTGCTAAACTTATTGCTAATTGCTGTTCTGATATAATGCTCGAGTTCGAGTTCTTAGTTTCCGACCCTGTCTGCGTTTTGTGTCATTGTCAGCAAAAAACAGCTTCCTATGGCACTGGCTGGTTGCTaggatgaataatttatcccAGAATTGGAACCGtcatacacacgcacgatACTAAAGTGAGCCAATTTCAAAACTCAGCAACCGTGTTCGTCGGAAAATATTTGGAAAGCACGATAATGCACCGGATCCGGAGTCACACCACTACACATAGGATGCACAGTCGAAGGCATCCACATATACGCGTCCACAATAATTTCATCTTCACCATTTAGCTCCCGTTCTACGTACGTGGGGATGTGTTTTGCCCGGTGGGTATGGGATTCGTAGCGTAGGGTGTAGGGACACAGCAGCAGAGCACACACAAAGCTTCTTTATCGAATATATCACACCACCACTACACTAGCAAAGGGTACGGAAGCGAGTGGTTGCAACTGCAGGAGTGCGATTGTAAGAACGCCACCAACGATACCACCACCGTAGAAAGGGATTGTGTGACGTTGGTGTCCACACTTCACACCTCCCCGCCACTGCCGCTACTGCGTGCACTTGAGCGGACACGGTTTCATCAACTACGAACACAAACGGCAAGAAGAGCTTTCGGAACACTGAAAACTCATTTTATTGAATACCGCACTAAACACCGAGCAAAACTCGTTCTGGCTAAAAAATCGACTGCGACGCAAATGCGGATCGCACCCATatgaacacacaaaacacatacacaacataCACTGGCTGTCGATATAAAACACAGACGGGCGATTACTTTTTCTTCACACTACACATCCGTCCTGCAGCTTGTGTTCTGCTCTGCAAGAAATCTTTCGCAATAGTCGCGCCGTGAACTGCGTGAAAACGGCCTACCACGATAGTC
This genomic window from Anopheles maculipalpis chromosome 2RL, idAnoMacuDA_375_x, whole genome shotgun sequence contains:
- the LOC126556663 gene encoding uncharacterized protein LOC126556663, whose protein sequence is MNGEIRGGGPGTSGCDDVDPEYDAPPEMTDSATTSLRCPSEWLEVDSLRDIFDTAIQSNVDAAPEATGSNDGDIEPSLFASGSNSLDYTPVPSTHVRISRPNREFSHAIQNALVEECPFMYAGNEGTEPCYPSTSNTRRDTGMLLSSGNTSATVTDPPLAPTPIMPIPPAAVFPTAPSLSSSSRTRVRYDYSKHNNQVGFGSMYRQYHQHPHSHHHQGPSSSSGTFGAHASHGGRTFANDTPVPNQHHYQVHYRHQRTPPSTEPFGYSTNENADMPPRTTSSEMRRARKRYIDGECIERPTDNRDWIERTHPSNVGNPAQTQSNSAIGCVVVKTDPVPAQNTSMVNGNLAPIKMEPRSTTPVPGRMCRTPPTPTRDEPPVEMLEAVKIESNEARPPGDTMPTNPTDGPGIASGTSRVFGRVQEQPNVQPTVSSNTIKQEPSLNGECFCQECVHQRQRDNGEEKYNPPVKRECYSCVPGSSVDVQSQSCSESSLPEPKHTVVKSERTDRQPTPTTTVSSDSYKNAETAVKREGDASPGSSQCCNNSTQSDKCAAASISNSSSPAKQQRILPSANGPTETSMPGPSGLNRCNIPNANIRSTRPDACRPTFVQNRLKRFSFCSDDYEDDDDDDDDDDDLYDVVRNSASYTKNKIDEDVILVEDDGKKRQSRCVSGSVAAKEEHTSTPIPVPEQPSVADSNDGADLPTSAVPTVSGEQSAGQSTRRLYGSEALDPHPDLQLDWITDSSSISISDDNDDVIMVERTDGVGASVSAVSPTTNNNSGRTSTSNRDAASVPRKQRRRTKNRPQNTARGEPIDLTNDSDDDIAMAFLPLRDLATISRQTDEMVRERNALMCRLRTERNNSLLRRHLFRTLVPNSMLARGVELVMGAPSRRLLTAMNNGRTDTPPPIAMPSSRAYRSYTPPPPVSPRNYLDRRHPLAMNATHRISPPTEWGEGQRRYLPRVRQTLNRRWNFYHSNCGAVRDSHGWRCGSANEPRRSTVGSRTTNHHVRHRHHASDRSHSFDDSSDSSTHPMQTIAPSLLLSTCYAPSSRSLDANQPSDSGPTTGNPVGAPMADVVDLDASNGEEDDGYGLPPRRCDRLGGAALANVASTHAAGVTDGVASGTAAGTVIDNTSLGSFANSGNNNRPTGIAYTPNYGWGTSNCPYQPLLMVRRRENSNGPPPSVINVSDSPIDYSASTTPMPVPVPDRAGRLFALTPPIRRGNVSDFNNNAETARPPNDDVWDLEFENVVPDGSTWGPSASLEARVPLAGSSVSPPSSGFSHYNNQRQRNPQLQQQNDRHATSANRLRSQRLPYAPHESLWMRQHQALEAQRRMMSVVNGNEQLAPPPHPTRPPGLFDSVYPYIAAASATGGTARTGSGNASTAATNGSSASSSSSSSLSSCSNVPRLSAAAALASSVYTRPDILTPYSQYLHPHLPYHHVDQSGSGSVSSGANASTRGQAPMSSSTSSSASLASAAAASGSVDNDDFARLQTSLRSNIMLPYHRYQSTLQPANPRTNPSAGFEQGLNLRMHRPVRRVTNDPNYIYRRNDHQHVHHHMYHHIPSQGNFLGNPSEIQFSIGLRPSLLSSLNRFVRVMEDSCTGRGATQEMIETHTFPHKYKRLRRVSETDEDSEKCTICLSQFEIDNDVRRLPCMHLFHKDCVDQWLVTNKHCPICRVDIEVNFNKDYSI